The following proteins are co-located in the Spirosoma montaniterrae genome:
- the hisS gene encoding histidine--tRNA ligase: MQKPTLPKGTRDFGPEQMRKRLFIFDTIRQTFQRFGFQPLETPSIENLSTLTGKYGDEGDQLLFKILNSGDFAASLTDADLDAVRGSGGSKKLTPKLAEKGLRYDLTVPFARYVVMNRNNIALPFKRYQMQPVWRADRPQKGRYREFYQCDADVVGTDSLLCEAEIVLMVHEVFRNLGVQHFTLKINNRKILAGIAEVIGVPGQESTLSVAIDKLDKIGKDKVLDELRERGFSDAAIASLDPLFAETTDLTATLNQLKNWLATSEIAQKGIIELEETMQLVEQYGLTNPRIEFDATLARGLSYYTGAIFEVKANGVSIGSVSGGGRYDNLTGAFGMPGLSGVGISFGVDRIYDVMDELNLFPTGAGQGTTVLLVPFDADARAVALPLLRQLRTASIVAELYPDFAKVKKMLEYANTRTIPFVVLIGSDEVQTGQLSVRNMTTGEQQKMSADEVVAFVQQKSPVR; the protein is encoded by the coding sequence ATGCAGAAACCCACGCTACCTAAAGGAACACGCGATTTTGGGCCGGAGCAGATGCGTAAACGGCTTTTTATTTTCGATACGATTCGGCAGACGTTTCAGCGGTTCGGCTTTCAGCCACTCGAAACGCCTTCCATCGAAAACCTCTCGACGCTGACAGGAAAATACGGCGACGAAGGCGATCAACTCCTGTTTAAAATCCTGAACTCCGGCGATTTTGCCGCCAGCCTGACCGACGCCGACCTCGATGCCGTCCGTGGTTCCGGCGGTTCTAAAAAACTGACACCTAAACTTGCGGAGAAGGGATTGCGCTACGACCTCACGGTGCCGTTTGCCCGTTACGTCGTTATGAATCGCAACAACATTGCCTTGCCCTTCAAACGCTATCAAATGCAGCCCGTTTGGCGAGCCGACCGGCCCCAAAAAGGTCGTTATCGTGAGTTTTACCAGTGCGATGCCGATGTGGTAGGTACAGATTCGCTGCTGTGCGAAGCAGAAATCGTGCTGATGGTTCATGAAGTATTCAGGAATCTGGGCGTTCAGCATTTTACGCTCAAAATCAACAATCGGAAAATTCTGGCAGGCATTGCCGAGGTAATTGGCGTTCCCGGTCAGGAGAGTACGCTGAGCGTCGCTATTGATAAACTCGACAAAATCGGCAAAGACAAAGTACTGGATGAACTCCGCGAACGCGGTTTTTCGGATGCCGCTATCGCCAGTCTCGACCCGCTCTTCGCCGAAACGACCGACCTGACCGCCACGCTCAACCAGCTCAAAAACTGGCTGGCTACGTCAGAAATCGCTCAGAAGGGTATTATCGAACTGGAAGAAACGATGCAATTGGTTGAGCAATACGGCCTTACCAATCCGCGTATCGAATTCGACGCTACGCTGGCGAGGGGATTGTCGTACTACACGGGAGCTATTTTTGAAGTCAAAGCCAACGGAGTGAGCATCGGCAGCGTGAGTGGTGGCGGACGCTACGACAACCTGACCGGCGCATTCGGTATGCCGGGGCTTTCGGGTGTTGGCATCTCGTTCGGCGTCGACCGCATTTATGACGTAATGGACGAACTGAACTTGTTTCCGACCGGAGCCGGGCAGGGAACAACCGTATTGCTCGTGCCGTTTGACGCAGATGCCCGCGCCGTAGCGTTGCCGCTGCTGCGTCAGCTACGAACGGCCAGCATAGTCGCCGAACTATATCCCGACTTTGCCAAAGTGAAGAAGATGCTCGAGTATGCCAACACCAGGACTATTCCGTTTGTGGTGCTGATCGGCTCCGACGAGGTGCAGACAGGCCAACTGAGCGTCAGGAACATGACAACGGGCGAACAGCAGAAAATGAGCGCGGACGAAGTTGTAGCGTTTGTGCAGCAAAAAAGTCCGGTACGCTAA
- the katG gene encoding catalase/peroxidase HPI, which translates to MNPSDPSQSYAVNGSNGSNGHHAHHEALDVNDPQAAKCPFMSGKLDNVAGSGTRNRDWWPNQLKLNILRQHSELSNPMGSSFNYADEFKSLDLDAVKQDLHALMTDSQEWWPADFGHYGGLFIRMAWHSAGTYRVGDGRGGAGAGMLRFAPLNSWPDNVSLDKSRRLLWPIKQKYGQKISWADLMILAGNVALESMGFKTFGFAGGREDRWEPQEDVYWGSETTWLGNDARYGRGSEGVAAHGVVSSDEDPGRPIHSRPLEDPLGAAHMGLIYVNPEGPDGNPDPLAAAHDIRETFGRMAMNDEETVALIAGGHSFGKTHGAAPSDHVGKEPEAALIEEQGFGWTNSYGTGKGADTITSGLEVIWTTTPTQWSNNYFENLFGFEWELTKSPGGAHQWVAKDADDIIPDAYDPNKRHKPTMLTTDLSLRVDPAYEKISRRFLENPDAFADAFARAWFKLTHRDMGPRSRYLGPDVPAEELLWQDIIPAVDHALIDETDVATLKTNILASGLSIAELISTAWASASTFRGSDKRGGANGARIRLAPQKDWSVNNPPRLKKVLGVLEVIQNDFNAAQTGGKKVSLADLIVLAGCAAVEKAAHDAGHAITVPFTPGRMDASQAQTDVESFGYLKPLADGFRNYRSTTSRVSTEELLIDKAQLLTLTAPELTVLVGGLRALDANYDGSKHGVLTTRPGQLTTDFFVNLLDMNTAWKAMDDSKETYLGTDRATGQPRWTATRADLVFGSNSELRAVAEVYGSSDAQAKFVHDFVAAWNKVMNLDRFELK; encoded by the coding sequence ATGAACCCATCAGACCCTTCACAAAGCTACGCCGTTAACGGGAGTAACGGTAGCAATGGTCATCACGCCCATCACGAGGCACTCGACGTAAACGACCCGCAGGCCGCCAAATGCCCGTTCATGAGCGGCAAACTGGACAACGTAGCCGGGAGCGGCACCCGCAACCGCGACTGGTGGCCCAATCAGTTGAAACTGAACATTCTGCGTCAGCACTCCGAATTGTCGAACCCAATGGGGTCGTCGTTCAATTACGCTGACGAATTCAAAAGCCTCGACCTCGATGCGGTGAAGCAGGACCTTCACGCACTCATGACCGACTCGCAGGAATGGTGGCCTGCCGATTTTGGTCATTACGGCGGTCTGTTTATTCGCATGGCCTGGCACAGTGCCGGTACGTACCGGGTAGGCGACGGTCGCGGTGGTGCTGGGGCGGGTATGCTACGCTTTGCTCCGCTCAATAGCTGGCCCGATAACGTAAGCCTCGATAAATCGCGTCGGTTGCTGTGGCCCATCAAACAGAAATACGGCCAGAAAATTTCGTGGGCCGACCTGATGATTCTGGCGGGCAACGTAGCACTGGAGTCGATGGGCTTCAAAACGTTTGGGTTTGCTGGTGGTCGCGAAGACCGGTGGGAGCCGCAGGAAGACGTGTACTGGGGTTCTGAAACGACTTGGCTCGGCAACGATGCGCGGTACGGGCGGGGTTCGGAAGGAGTAGCGGCCCACGGGGTAGTGTCGTCGGACGAAGACCCTGGCCGCCCTATTCACTCCCGTCCGCTCGAAGACCCGCTGGGAGCCGCGCACATGGGATTGATTTACGTGAACCCCGAAGGCCCGGATGGCAACCCCGACCCGCTGGCCGCAGCCCACGACATCCGCGAAACGTTTGGCCGCATGGCGATGAACGACGAAGAAACCGTTGCGCTGATTGCTGGCGGACACTCGTTTGGCAAAACACACGGAGCCGCCCCGTCAGACCACGTGGGCAAGGAGCCGGAAGCCGCGCTGATCGAAGAGCAGGGCTTTGGCTGGACCAATAGCTACGGCACGGGCAAAGGGGCCGATACCATCACGAGTGGCCTGGAAGTAATCTGGACCACGACCCCAACGCAGTGGAGCAACAACTACTTTGAAAACCTCTTCGGTTTTGAGTGGGAACTGACCAAAAGCCCCGGCGGAGCGCATCAGTGGGTTGCCAAAGATGCCGATGACATCATCCCGGACGCCTACGATCCGAACAAGCGGCACAAGCCGACGATGCTAACCACCGATCTGTCGTTGCGGGTTGATCCGGCCTACGAAAAAATTTCGCGTCGCTTTTTAGAAAACCCGGATGCGTTTGCCGATGCGTTTGCCCGCGCCTGGTTCAAGCTCACCCACCGCGACATGGGCCCGCGCAGCCGCTACCTCGGCCCCGACGTACCGGCAGAAGAACTGCTGTGGCAGGACATTATTCCGGCTGTTGACCATGCCCTGATCGATGAAACAGACGTGGCAACGCTGAAAACCAATATTTTAGCATCGGGCCTGAGCATTGCCGAACTGATATCGACGGCCTGGGCATCGGCATCTACGTTCCGGGGTTCCGACAAACGGGGCGGTGCCAATGGTGCCCGCATCCGGTTGGCTCCCCAAAAAGACTGGTCGGTAAACAATCCGCCCCGGCTGAAAAAAGTGCTGGGCGTACTGGAAGTCATTCAGAACGACTTTAATGCCGCCCAAACCGGCGGTAAGAAAGTCTCGCTGGCCGATCTGATTGTGCTGGCAGGTTGTGCCGCCGTTGAGAAAGCTGCCCATGATGCCGGTCATGCCATTACCGTTCCGTTTACACCGGGCCGTATGGATGCTTCGCAGGCGCAGACAGACGTTGAATCGTTTGGCTATCTGAAGCCGCTGGCCGATGGTTTCCGGAACTACCGCTCTACGACATCGCGCGTATCGACGGAGGAGTTGCTGATCGATAAAGCCCAACTACTTACCCTGACAGCCCCCGAACTGACGGTGCTGGTGGGTGGTTTACGGGCATTGGACGCCAACTACGACGGCTCGAAACACGGCGTATTGACGACCCGCCCCGGACAGCTCACCACCGATTTCTTCGTAAACCTGCTGGATATGAACACCGCTTGGAAAGCAATGGACGACAGCAAGGAGACGTACCTCGGCACCGACCGCGCTACCGGTCAGCCCCGCTGGACGGCCACCCGCGCCGACCTCGTGTTCGGGTCTAACTCCGAACTCCGCGCCGTAGCCGAAGTGTATGGCAGCAGCGATGCACAGGCTAAGTTCGTCCATGACTTCGTAGCCGCCTGGAACAAAGTGATGAACCTGGACCGGTTTGAGTTAAAGTAA
- a CDS encoding gliding motility-associated C-terminal domain-containing protein, which produces MIDKSVRPLLLVMTNAGLRKELFSQTETLVNLLSARVVVRSRNHLPMPYWFTTLKTLFVCLLLGSGLFGYAQCPPRPANLFTGAMRTTATHGCVPFRVETSNVMIDVENVRQIFEYDRNRPNNPTTTQTSYTYKKPGIYYLVQYSEKQGLSMMSCAEIWVYDTLQPQVELSACGTRASLTITDPFRSPMKYDYFLVSWDDGKTDTVSTTPLRAEHTYANTDPRRIRVQGIHRFGRCGGTTALSFTPNQPASIRAVGPGERTGDGRETARVQIQNPGSLPLSLQQRVGNGAYGSGRGVPSGTSVEVVVPVDTGQTTCFRLVPGSVCPGYEPSAEVCYRPPSAKPAAEPISAFYLPDAFSPNNDGLNETFGLIGTSTAYSFTLTIFDRWGHAVFTTDDPKQAWNGLINGQLAPPGSYAYELRSNSPSGSVTQKSGRVLLVR; this is translated from the coding sequence ATGATTGATAAGTCGGTGAGGCCACTGTTGCTGGTAATGACGAACGCAGGTTTACGAAAAGAGTTGTTCAGCCAAACAGAAACGTTAGTCAATCTGTTGTCTGCCAGAGTCGTAGTGCGCTCGCGAAACCACCTGCCGATGCCCTACTGGTTTACTACACTAAAAACGCTGTTTGTATGCCTGCTGCTTGGTAGTGGGTTGTTCGGATACGCGCAATGCCCGCCCCGCCCCGCCAATTTGTTTACCGGAGCCATGCGCACAACGGCCACACACGGCTGCGTACCGTTCCGGGTCGAAACCAGTAACGTGATGATCGACGTGGAGAACGTGCGGCAGATTTTTGAGTACGACCGTAACCGCCCCAACAACCCAACCACGACTCAAACGAGCTATACCTACAAAAAACCGGGCATCTATTACCTCGTTCAGTACTCTGAGAAACAAGGACTTTCGATGATGTCGTGCGCCGAAATATGGGTCTACGACACCCTACAGCCGCAGGTAGAGCTGTCGGCCTGCGGCACCCGCGCCAGCCTGACCATTACCGACCCGTTCAGGTCTCCGATGAAGTACGACTATTTTTTAGTCAGTTGGGACGATGGCAAAACCGACACCGTCAGCACCACGCCACTCCGCGCCGAACACACCTACGCCAACACCGACCCGCGCCGGATTCGCGTTCAGGGCATTCACCGGTTTGGGCGTTGTGGCGGCACAACAGCACTTTCGTTTACGCCCAACCAACCCGCCAGCATTCGGGCCGTGGGGCCGGGCGAACGAACCGGCGATGGGCGCGAAACGGCCCGGGTACAGATTCAGAACCCCGGCAGTTTGCCCCTCTCGCTTCAGCAGCGCGTGGGCAATGGTGCGTATGGCAGTGGGCGAGGGGTGCCATCGGGCACGTCGGTGGAGGTGGTTGTGCCTGTCGATACGGGGCAAACAACCTGTTTTCGGCTCGTGCCGGGCAGTGTGTGTCCGGGCTATGAACCTTCGGCGGAGGTGTGTTACCGCCCGCCCTCAGCCAAACCCGCTGCCGAGCCAATCAGTGCGTTTTATTTGCCCGATGCCTTCAGCCCCAACAACGATGGCCTGAACGAAACGTTTGGCCTGATTGGCACCAGTACCGCCTATTCGTTCACGCTAACCATTTTCGACCGGTGGGGCCACGCCGTATTCACCACCGACGACCCGAAGCAAGCCTGGAACGGCCTGATAAACGGGCAATTAGCCCCGCCGGGCAGCTACGCCTACGAACTCCGGTCCAACAGCCCTTCCGGTTCAGTTACGCAGAAAAGTGGCCGCGTACTGCTGGTGCGGTAG
- a CDS encoding OmpA family protein: MKANLPWHIHVAGHTDNGGNSRLNLALSEHRAKVVATYLTRRGIAEERITTEGFGSKQPIGNNMTESERSNNRRVEIPIR; this comes from the coding sequence ATGAAAGCCAATCTACCGTGGCACATCCATGTTGCAGGTCACACCGACAATGGCGGTAATTCCCGACTGAATCTGGCATTATCCGAGCATCGGGCGAAAGTAGTCGCTACGTACCTGACACGGCGGGGGATAGCTGAAGAACGAATCACCACGGAAGGGTTTGGTAGTAAACAGCCCATTGGCAATAACATGACTGAAAGCGAACGGAGCAATAACCGTCGCGTAGAGATTCCTATTCGTTGA